The following proteins are encoded in a genomic region of Tenacibaculum sp. 190524A05c:
- a CDS encoding SH3 domain-containing protein produces MRNYVLLIALSLFLLDVYAQEVKYIETENIQFQPNETFYLFGNDVKFRAEPSTESDVIEVLKINTRVTVLSEENSTYDYNGISWKWYKVSYKNKVGYIIGGLLSLDQKAVGDSIYLISFKQNALKGGYNLLIRLVNKKTLEYIELPYNLRDTDIFSIDVYDNKGLSSIKDMFLIDFMAEACGVDGGGCYFFNDGESLTKAIQFSRMVDGDLYWQYEKVVFPRDHGGIKDKILFVSEHGETLNEDTNYKKVITESIEFTWKGKFLEIKNEESE; encoded by the coding sequence ATGAGAAATTATGTTTTACTTATTGCATTGAGTCTGTTTTTATTGGATGTTTATGCGCAAGAAGTAAAGTATATTGAAACTGAAAATATTCAATTTCAACCCAACGAAACCTTTTATTTATTTGGGAATGATGTAAAATTCAGAGCTGAACCATCAACAGAATCAGATGTAATTGAAGTATTGAAGATAAACACTAGAGTTACGGTTTTGTCGGAAGAAAATAGTACTTATGATTATAATGGAATTTCTTGGAAGTGGTATAAAGTAAGTTATAAAAATAAAGTAGGGTATATAATTGGTGGGTTATTATCATTAGATCAAAAAGCAGTTGGTGATTCAATTTATTTAATTTCATTTAAACAAAATGCTCTTAAAGGAGGATATAATTTGTTGATTCGTTTAGTAAATAAAAAGACACTAGAATATATTGAATTACCTTATAACCTAAGAGACACGGATATTTTTTCAATAGATGTGTATGACAATAAAGGCTTATCATCTATTAAAGATATGTTTTTGATAGATTTTATGGCTGAAGCATGTGGAGTTGATGGAGGAGGATGTTACTTTTTTAATGATGGAGAATCTCTGACTAAAGCAATACAGTTTTCTAGAATGGTAGATGGAGATTTATATTGGCAATATGAGAAGGTAGTTTTTCCACGAGATCATGGAGGAATAAAAGATAAAATACTTTTTGTTAGTGAACATGGTGAAACTTTAAATGAAGATACTAATTACAAGAAAGTTATCACTGAATCTATAGAGTTTACATGGAAAGGTAAGTTCCTTGAAATTAAAAATGAAGAATCAGAATAA